The Verrucomicrobiaceae bacterium DNA window GTCTGTCTTTCACATAGCGCATGGCAGTGCTCTTCCCGCTACCCCACTCACCTATGATCGAAACGACCAATGGATCGCCAAGAGGCCTAGAAATCATCGTCTCAGCAACCCGGTCAGCAAACGGGCGGCGGCCAAAGAGATCGATCTCTGCTGGAAGGTCGGGATCGTAGTGAGACATGAGCGATTCGAGTTATTTTTGTTTCAGGAACCATGAATGGTTCGTCGCTGAAGTCTGCATCCGTTTCTGTGGAAAGTAAAAAGGCGGCTGGGAAAGCCAGCCGCCTTTAGGGAACGTTTTGCTCATCTCGCGGAGCGAGATGGCTACTTTAGCCAATGACCTCAGGCCATTCCGTATGGAACATCTGGCCTTCGGGCTTGTCGGTGCGTTCGTAGGTGTGGGCACCGAAGAAGTCGCGCTGGGCTTGGAGGAGGTTGGCGGGGAGGCGGGCGGCGCGGTAGCTGTCGTAGTAGCCGAGGGAGGCGCTGAAGGCGGGAACCTGGATGCCGTTGAGGGTGGGTTTATGATCCCGAGTTTTCGAGCCAGTGCTCAACGATCCGCAGCCAGTCCACAAAAGAGACTTCGCTCTCATGGAGCCTGAAACGGACCAGCGTCGGCGGCACGGCGGCCAAAAAATCCTGATACTGGCGAATCAGGGCTTTGCTTCCTGGTAGTGGCGAGGCTGTGGCTGAGGAGGCGTTCAGCCAATCACGCACGGCACCAATGAGCCGCAGTGGATCATTGCCATGAGCCTTGATGTCTTGCCCGGCAATGTCCGAGACGAACTTTTGATAACGAAATCGCTCCACATCGAGAATGAGCGTTCGCTTCCGCCGCTGTGCAATGTTTCCAAAACGGGCAGCTCCAAGGAATAAACCGAGTTCCAGTGGCATGTTAAAACGGGGAAGCCCGTTGATTGCGTCCAGAGAGGTGCGTGAAATGTCGTGCAGGCCATATCGGCAGGATTCGATCAAGCGGAGGATTTTACTCAGCCTCACTTCTCCTGCGTCCACGACCTCCAGCGCACAGCGGGCCTTATAGCCACAGGCATGGATGGCGAAAACCATGGCGCGGAGCAAGGGAAGGTGCTCGTCATCGAAGGGGCAGTTGATGAACACCTGCCGATCATAGTCCGCTATAGGAGTTTTCATTGCCCTTCTGGGTGAATGGTTCAGGCTCTGGTCGCCTTGGCTTCACGCACGATGCGTTTGATCAAACCCAGGGGGAGATTGCCTTTGGCTGTCACTGGCATGAGCTGAACTTTCACGCCGCCAATCACCGTGAAGCGCTGTTTGGGTGTAAGGCGCTGTTTGCGGATGTTTTTAAGACTTTGGGTGGCTTTCACGCTTTATAAATACCTTGATGGAGAGCAGGCGGCAAGACCGGTTTGAGCCCTGAAGTCAAAAGTTCATAAAAAAGCGGCTGAGTTGCCTCAGCCGCTTTCAAAGTTGTCCAGTTGCTGTGCAACTGGGGTTGGAGTTCGAGTTGCGCAGCAACTCGGCTACTTTAACCAATCACCTCAGGCCATTCCGTATGGAACATCTGGCCTTCGGGCTTGTCGGTGCGCTCGTAGGTGTGGGCACCGAAGAAGTCGCGCTGGGCCTGGAGGAGGTTGGCGGGGAGGCGGGCGGCGCGGTAGCTGTCGTAGTAGCCGAGGGAGGCGCTGAAGGCTGGAACCGGGATGCCGTTGAGGGTGGCGATGCTCACGACTTCACGCCAGTTTTGCTGGGTCTTGCTGAGCACGTCTTTGAAGAACGGATCGAGCATGAGGTTGGCCAGATTGGCGTTGGTGCGATACGCGTCGGTGATGCGGTTGAGGAAGCGGGCGCGGATGATGCAACCGCCGCGCCAGATGGCGGCGATGCGGCCGAGGTCGAGCTTCCAGTCTTTCTTCGTGCCCATGGTTTGGATGAGGTCGAGACCCTGGGCGTAGCTGATGATCTTGGAGGCGTAGAGGGCGTCGTGGACCTTTTTGACGAGCTCCTTCTTGTCGGTGGTGATGTTGACGGTCGGGCCGGTGAGCTGGGTGCTGGCGGCGACGCGTTGCTTCTTCTGACTGGAGAGGATGCGGGCCTCGACGGCGGCGTTGATGGTGCTGACCACCACCGCGTTTTCGGCGGCGTTGAGCAGCGTCCATTGGCCGGTGCCTTTCTGGCCGGCTTTATCGACGATGAGTTCGACGACGGGCTTGCCGGTCTCGGGGTCTTTTTGCTCCAGGGCCTTGCCAGAGATCTGGATGAGGTAGCTGAGGAGGTCGCCCTCGTTCCACTCGTTGAAGATGGCGGCCATCTCGTCGGTGGTGAAGCCGGCGTGCTTGAAGATGTTGTAGGCTTCGCAGATGAGCTGCATGTCGCCGTATTCGATGCCGTTGTGGATCATCTTCACATAGTGACCGGCACCGCCGGGGCCGATGTGGATGACGCAGGGCTCGCCATCGACCTTCGCGGCGATGGATTCAAAGATGGGCTTCATGACTTCCCAAGTGGAAGCAGGGCCGCCGGGCATGATGGAGGGGCCTTTGCGGGCACCTTCTTCACCGCCGGAGACGCCTGCGCCGATGAAGCGGAGGCCTTTTTCGGCGAGGTAGGCGTCGCGACGCTCGGTGGTCTGGTAGAAGCTGTTGCCACCGTCGATGACGATGTCGTCCTTGTCCAAAAGCGGGATGAGTTGCTCGATCACAGCGTCCACGGCGTCGCGGTCGGTGTCCTTCACGGCGGTGGATTTCACCATGATGTGGATTTTGCGCGGGGTGGCCAGGCTCTGGACGAATTCTTCCAGGGTGTGGGCACCGACGAGGGCCTTGCCGGGGTGTTTGGCGATGAATTCATCCGTCACGCTGGTGGTGCGGTTGAAGACGCTGACCTGAAAGCCGCGGCTTTCGACGTTGAGAACGAGGTTTTGGCCCATCACAGCGAGGCCGATCAATCCGAAGTCACTTTTTTTGCTCATAATTTGGGGGCCGAGCCATACCCCCCCTACCCGCTTTGGCAAAGGAGATTTTCCTCATGGAGGGCATGAAGGAGACAGATGGATCAGCGCAAGCCGGCCTCGGCGAGGCGCTCCTGCATGTCGGCGGCGAGGAGCTGGGTCTGGATGCCTTCGATCTTGCCCTGGATGAATTGATCGAGGTTGTAGAGGGTGACCTCGATGCGGTGATCGGTGACGCGGTTCTGGGGGAAGTTGTAGGTGCGGATTTTTTCCTCGCGTCCGCCGCCGCCGATGAGCTGGCGGCGATTGGCGGAGTATTTGGCGGCTTCTTCTTGCTGCTTCTTTTCCAGGAGGCGGCTGCGCAGGATGCCGAGGGCCTTTTCTTTGTTTTTGATCTGACTGCGGCCGTCCTGGCAGCGGACGATGGTGCCGGTGGGGATGTGGAGGACCTGTACGGCGGAGTCGGTGGTGTTCACGCCCTGTCCGCCTGCGCCGGAGCTGCGGCAGACTTCGATGCGGACGTCTTCGGTGCGGAGCTCGATATCGACTTCCTCTGCCTCTGGGAGGACGGCGACGGTGGCGGCGCTGGTGTGGATACGGCCCTGCGCCTCGGTGGTGGGCACGCGCTGGACGCGGTGGACGCCGCTTTCGTATTTGAGGATGCGATAGACGTCTTCGCCGCTGATTTTGATGGTGGCCTCTTTGACGCCGCCGACGTCGGAGGAGCTGGCTTCGAGGGTTTCGACCTTCCAGCCGCGATTTTCTGCAAAGCGGGTGTACATGCGCATGAGGTCGCCTGCAAAGAGGCTGGCCTCATCACCACCGGTGCCTGCGCGGAACTCCATGAGCACGTCGCGGCCTTCGAGCGGGTCTGGGGGCAGGATGTACTCCTGGATCTGCTTTTCGAGCTCGATGAGCTGTGCTTCGAGCAGGGGGATCTCTGCCTGGGCCATCTCGGCGAGGTCTTTGTCATCGAGAGACTTCGCCATGTCGCGGTTCTCGCTGAGTTCGGTCTGGGCCTTCTGGTAGGCATCCCAGGCGGACATGAGCTTCTGGAGCCCGCGGTGCTCGCGGAGCAGGTCGCCTGCCTTTTTGGCGTCGTCGAAGAAATTCGGCCTGCCGATGACGTCCTCGAGATCGGCAAAACGGGTGCGCTTGGCGTCGATGATGGGGGCGTAGTTCATTTAGGTTCTCGATTCTCTGATTGGAAAAACAAAACGGTGCCGCACGCGAGGCGAGGCACCGTTTTGGCTAAAAGGAGGGGCTGTGAGGCTAGGAAGCGGACACATCCGAGGGCTTCGGAGCGGTGCGGCGTGCGCGGGTGCTGCCGTAGCGCTGGGCGAACTTGTCCACGCGGCCTGCGGTGTCGATGAAGCGCTGCTCGCCGGTGAAGAAGGGATGGCAGGCGGCACAGATACCGATACGGAGATTCTGCACGGTGGAGATGGTGTCATAGACGGCCCCGCAGGTGCAGGTGATCGTCGTTTCAAAGGTCTTCGGGTGGGTGCTTTCTTTCATGGTGTGGTAGTAGCCACGGTGATCGGCGAGGGGTGGGTTCTTTCGCCGGGGCGTGGGGGCATGGATGTTAGAGGAGTTTGCCCCGCCGTCAACCGCCAAGGCGGCACGGCCTGGAAAGGCCTCTGGATAGCCCCCTGGAATGCAGGGACGGCCCCGGTAGGTGAAAGCTGCCCCGCCTTGACCTAGAGAGCTGCCCCGGCATCATCGCTTACTCCATGCGCCTGCCCTTTCTCCAGCCCCGACTTTTCTCCATGATGGCGTGGGGTCTGCTGGCAGCGCCTACCTGCACTCTCATGGCGGAAGATCACCTGCGCATCGGCATCATCGGGCTGGATACCTCCCACGCGGAGCAGTTCACCCTCCGGCTCAATGACTCGGCCAATCCGAATCACATCGCTGGTGGCCGCGTGGTGGCCGCCTTTCCCACGCCTAGCGCCGACCTGCCAGAGAGCCGCGACCGCGTGGAGGGCTTTACCAAAATCGTGCGGGATAAATACGGTGTGCGCATCGCCAGTAGCATCGCCGAGGTCTGCGGCAGTGTGGATGCCATCATGCTCCTCGTGCTCGATGGCCGTCCCCGGCTGGAGCAGATGCGGCAAATCCTCGCCTTTAAAAAACCTGTCTTCATGGACAAACCCGTCGCTGCATCGCTGAAGGACGCTGTAGCGATCTACAAGCTGGCCGAGGAGGCAGGCACCCCCGTCTTCAGTGCCTCCGCACTGCGCTGGTATCCCGGCGTGGTGGAGGTCGCCACGGCGGAAAAGGAGCCGCCCGCCGCCGCTATCTCCTACGGTCCTGCCCACATCATGGAGCATCACCCCGATCTGTTTTTTTATGGCATCCACCCCGCAGAGGCACTCTTCACCGTGATGGGCAGCGGATGCCGCTCCGTCAGCCGCGTCACCACGCCAACACTATCTGTCATCAATGGCGTGTGGGATGGTGGGCGCATCGGCACCCTGCATGCCATCCATGAAGGGGCCAAGGACTACCGCCTCATCCGCTTCGGGCGTGAGGTGATCACCGAGCAAAAAACAGGCGGGGACTACACCCCACTGCTGCGCGAGATCATGAAGTTCTTTAAAACACGACAGGCTCCCGTCACCGCACGCGAGACACTCGAGATCTACGCCTTCATGGAGGCCGCAGAGGAGAGCAAACGCCGCAATGGAGCCACCATCCAGCTCCGTGAAGTATTGCTCAAAGCGAGTGCCCCCGAAGCCTGGCTACCCGCCGCGCCCACGCCCACCACCGCGCCCCAGCCTACCACCAAGAAAAATCTCCCCAAAGCCGGAGATAGCTGAGGGAGGAGGCGGGAGATCACTCCTCACGCACACGCAGATCCAGACTCGGGGTAGGGGGGGCAGCTTTCGGCTTCAGCGCGAGCTGGCGCAGTGTCCAGGAGCCCACATTGCCAGCATCCGTCAGTGACTCATGCACCGCCACCGTATCCACCGTGGTGAAAAGGGTGAGCATCGGATACTGCGGCAGCAGGCGGTCCTCTAGCTGGCGCACACGCGCTGCCGCCGCTGCAGGCTCGAACTCCGTCGCAAGTGCCTCCAGCAGCAGATCCGTCTGAGCGTCCTCGATGCCGCAAAAATTCGTCCCACCTGCACGCGCCTGGGACGAGTGCCACCACGGAAACTGGTCCCACGAAACCTCGAACCGCTGCTCCACCAGCACCGCATCGAACTCATGCTCCCTCAGACGCCGCTCTAGCTCGTCCGCCTTCGCCGCACGCTCGACGTGCAGCTTCACCCCCAGCACCCTCCACTGAGCCGCCAGCTGCTGCGCCGTCTTTTCCGCCACCGCATCCCCTTGGATGATCAGAAGGGAAAACTCCATCATCCCATCTGGTCCGCGTAAAACACCATCCACACCTGGCAACCATCCTGCCGTCTGTAGGCGCTTTTTTGCATGCTGCGGCGCATACGCCAGACGTGGGGCCCGCGTATGCAGCCACATACCAGGCGGAAACAGGCTCGCATCTGCCACCGTCTGCACCCCACCGATCTGGCTGATAATCGACGGCACATGGGTGAACTCCGCCAGCGACTCACGCACCAGTGCATCACGCAGCGGGCCTTTCCGAGTATTCCATAGCACCACGAGCCGCCGGTGCGGAGGCGTGAGGCAAGTACGGAGTCTCTTTTCTCCCGCCACACTCTGCCCCGGCCAAATCAGATGCGCAGTCCGCGTCGCTAGGCCGATCTGCGTCATCAGCGGCGACGCCGAAAAGTGAAACACCAGACTACTCGCATCCAGCGCCTGATTCGCCGGCAAAAGAGCGAGCGTGCGTGAATCAAGCTGACTGAGATGGAAGGCCCCCGCCCCAGGTGGAGGATGCTGAGTGAAGGCCGCATCATCACCACCGCCATGAGCCTGCCACCACGCCGCAGGCAGCACCGGCAAATCAGTCCATCCACACAGCGCCGGCCCGTAGCGACTACGGAAGACCACATGCAGTTGCATCCCCCCATTTTGCACCACCAAAGCCTGAATATGGCGTAGAGCCTCGCGATTGGGCAGCAACCAGGGGCGACTCCGCACCTCCTCGATCGTCGTACGAGCATCCTCCGCCGTGACAGGCGTCCCATCATGCCAAGTCAAACCGTGGCGGATATCCAGATCCAGCACCGGCTCACTCAAAGCCACCGTCTCACCGATCAATCGAGCCCGCACCTCACTCTCCGAGCCATCATGCAGCACACGGCGCAAAGCATCGACAAGGAGCCGCGTAGGGCTACGGACCACGATCTCCACAGCGCGGTCGTTTTCATACCACACACGGCAGATCTGGCTCGCAGCTCCCTCCTGGGTCAAAAACTGCCGCATCGACTCCCGAATCGGCTTATCAGCCTCAAAGCGCCAAAACTCCAGCACACTGGGTTGAAGTGAAGAAATGACCTCCAGCGCCTGCGCCGTCCCAGCATGCGTAGGGTCAGAAAAATTCATCACCAGACTGCCACCCAAAACACGCACCGTGCTCAGGTGCCACAGCGCCCAGACATTTTTCTCCGTCAATTGAGCCTGCAGCATCTCCTGCGCCCTCCTCGCTGTCGCCTCATCTCCGAACCAACACGTCACATCCTGCGACCAGCGCCAAAGCTCTGCCAAAGCCGGCTGCAAGGCCCCATCCGCCCCGATGCGCATCAGCGGCTCGTGCACCAGATCGATCATCTGTCGTTCTGCCTCGCTCTGCGGGGAATAGGGGTGCATCGCAGGCAGCGCCTGTGTCATCATCGCCGCCAGATGCCCTCCCGCGCTACCGCGAGCCCGCTTCGCCTGACCCGCCGCCCACCAAGTCACCGCCAGCACAGCCAGCGGGAAACCAAACAGAAAAGCGCGAAGAAAAAGCATCCAGGCATCTATCTCCATCGATCGGGTAGAGCAAGCATGGACAGCCAGAAGAAGGCCACCGCCCCAGACTCATGCTGACTGAACAGTTTGCAGGAGACTGCTCAATCGCCGCTGCGCATTCCGCGCAAACCATGGCGTGAGAAATGCAAACTCAGCCCTTCAGCGTCATCAGATACGCGAGCAGATCGGCCACCTGCTGATCCTGCAAGCCATCGAGCAGCCCCTCTGGCATCAGGGAGCGGCGGATGTATTTCGTGCTGCGGATGTCGGCCTTATTGATGCGGCGGTCGGGCAGGCCTGGCTGGCGGATGATGGTGGCGTCCTTGTCCTCGCTGACGAAGAAGGCGTCGATGAGATCGCCGTTCTTCATTTCCACGCGGAAGATGCGGTATCCGGGCTCCATGGCCGCGTTTGGCGTCAAAATGTTGCGCAAAACAGCCTCCAACCCCATCGCACCCGCGCCAGAGAGGTTCGGGCCGATTTGGCCGCCTGCGCTGCCGATTTGGTGGCAGGCCATGCACAGTGCCGAAAGCGCCTTTCCAGCCTCCGCGTGGCCTTTGGCAGCCAAAGCAGTGTATTTAGCAAACTTGGCATCCAGAGCCTTCGCCGCCTCTTCCGTGAGCAGCGGCGGTGTGTCGATGGTTTTGGCAATGCGGGCACCTTTGCCGAGTTTTTCACCGGCTTTGAGATAAGTCGTAAAGGTCTTATCCGGCCTATAGGACCTATCAAAGCCGTTCCGAATCTCCGCCGCGCTCCGCGCCACTTTCCACACCCGGAACTCCATCATCGCACCCTCGGTGCCTTTGTTGGGGCCGCTCCAGCCGATCTGGCAGTTTTCCCACTTCTGCGGGGCGGGCTTGGTGCCTTCGGCATCGAGCTCGCCGTTTTGGTAGATGCGGAAGTGGCCTTTTTCATCGCGGGTGACCGCCACATGCGTCCATAGATCGGGCGTCATCGGTTTATTCGCCACACACACATCGCGCAGCTCGGAGCCGGCATAGACGCGGAACTTGCCGCCGAAGAAATTCATGTCCACACCGCCCTTCACACCGAGCAGACCGTCCTCATTGCCGATGCCCGGCGCGAGCCGCACCCAGGCCTCGACAGTGAAGGCACCATCGAGCGTGATCTTGGAATCGACCAAAGCGCTGTCCTGCCCATCGAGCAGCAAGACCTCGCGGAAGATGCCACCGAGCTGCTGCTGGAGTTTTGTGATGGCCGGATCATCGCCAAGCACGGTGGCGAGTCGCTCAACGGTGGGGCCGTCGAGGTCGGCCTGCGGCAGCGTTTTATCGAGCAAAGCGGCCACGATGGTCTTCGCACCGGCTTTGCTGCTGGCAAGCACACTCAGTGTCGGGCGGCGAACCGATGGCTCGATGGAGGCGTAGAGCTTCAGATATTCTCCGGGTGCGTTTGGATTTCTCGACGAAGCGAGAGCTGCAATCGCGTTGATGCGAATCTGGTTATAAGGCGACTTAGCGAGCGCGACGAAAAGGTCGCTCGCCTCACTTTTCATTTCCGCCAATGTCGCGAGAGCAAGACCTATGCTGTCCGGCTCCGAGCCAAGGGGAGCTTTGGGATCATCCATAGGAAGCCTCAGGTCCTTAATGCCGTTTTTGGCAACAGTCTCTTTTAATGCGGCCGTGAGTTCGGCTTCGACATCTGTGAGGTTAAAACGACTGACAAGTTGTAGCGCTGCTTTAAATGCATCCTGATCACGCACTTTGATTGTGTACACGGCGCGCCCGCTTTGAAGTACTTCCATCTCTTTCGTTGCCTTCAGCAGCGATCTTGCTGCATCATTGATAAATGGCGCGATCTTCATGGGATCGAGCTTCGTGCTGTGGACGAGCAGCTTCTCGACAACGGAGGCCCGTGTCTTCGGACTCGCCAGCAACGCCTTCAAAGAATCCCCACACCCGTTTTCCCCTGGGAACTGGGCGAGGCGGAGGAGTTCTTCGTCATTCGGGGCGCGGTCGAGCTGCGGGAGCAGTTTGGCGACACGGGAAGCGCTGGCCTTCGGCTCCAAGGCGAGCGAGGCAAGCACGCGGGCCTCGACGGGCAGTTTCGCGGCGGCTTCGGAGTCGAGGAACCTCGCGACGACATCGGGATGACGCTCCAGGAACATGCGGACGAGGAAGCGCTCGAACTCGCGGTCGTAGGCCTCGCGCACGGGCAGCTGCTTGTTGCCGCGCGTGGAAGCGATGGTGGGGCCGTTGGTGAGGCTGGGTTTGGCGAAGGAGAGGAGTGCGGAGATGTTTTGATCGGACAGATTCCGACCGATCTGACTGATCTGGCTGAATTGACTGCTGGCGAGATACTCTTGAGCGGCGAAATGGGTCGCGGGGAGCTGTTTGCGGTCGAGAAGCTCCTGCCATGCCAGATGCGCCTTTGCGACAGGCTCAGTGCCAAGGGTCGCAACAAGCTCCTCGGTGCTCAGCTTCGTGAAGTCCGGGATCGTACGGTAGCCATCTCGCTCCGCGAGATGAGCAGAGGGCTTGCTTTCGGAGCTGGCGGGTGATTTGGCGGCAACGGGTGTTGGCGGTGCGCTTGGCTCATCTCGCGGAGCGAGATGGCTACTTTGCTTCGCCTTCACCCGCCAAATGCGTCCCCGCGTCTTGTCGCGGTCAGGATGCGCGCGTGGCACCTCATTGTGGGAGATGATCTTGTTGTACCAATCGACGATGTAGATGCAGCCGTCGGGGCCGTTGGTGAGGGCGACGGGGCGGAAGAAGGGATCGTCGCAGGTAATGAGGTCGGGGAGTTGGGCGAGCTTCCAATACGCGCCGTCGCGATGCATGGCGATGGTTTGAATCTTCGAGGTGATGGGATTGGCGACGGCCATCGAATAGGTGGGCGGCGCAGAGTTGCCTTGTTGCTGTGCAACAAGAGCTCCCTGTTCCGCAGGAACAGGGCTACTTTTCAGCGGGCCGCTCTCGATGAGCGCCAGGCCGCTCAAGCCCGTGCCGCCCATGCGGAACTCGGCCTGAGGCGGGAAATCGGGTTGATAGCTCTTTTTGAGGGCCTCCATGCCGCCGGGGTAGTAGGCGTATTCGTGGAAGGGCATGACCGGGTAGCCGTAGTCGTTGGCTTCCTGGATGAAGGTCTCGCCTTCGCCGGTGATGACGAGGCCCCAGATGTTGTTCGGGCCGGTGCTGATGACCTCGAACTCGCTGCCATCGGGCCTCATGCGGGCCATGCTGCACTTGGGCCAATCGACGACGACATCGCTGCCGGGTTTGTGGACTTTGCTGTTGTTGAAAAGGCCCTGCGCCATCCAGATCCAGCCGCCGGGTGCGCGGGTGAACTGATGCGGAAACAAATGCGAGTCCTGCACGCCGAAGCCGGTGAGGATGACGTCAAAGGTGTCCGCTTTGCCGTCGCCATTCGTGTCTTTGTAGAGCTTCAAATCGTGACCGTGCTGCACGTAGCAGGTATCGCCCGCGCCCCAGGGCAGGATGCCGAGCGGGATGGCGAGGCCGTCGGCGAAGACGGTGGGGTTCGTGAGTCCACCCGCGGGAATCTTCGCGTTCAAAGACTCCCGCGGATAGACGAGCACTTTGTCCTTGCCCTTGCCCGCATACACCGCCTCAGCAGCAGCGGGGTTTTCATTTGAATCGACAGGATACTCCAGCGCCGTCTGCGTCCACAGGCGGCCGCGTTGATCGAAATAGACGCTGACGAATTTGCCCAGGCCTTCGCTTTCCTGCACGATGAGTTCGATTTCGTAGCCTTCGGGGAGGTGGAAGAGCTTTTGCTGCTCTTCGGCGGTTTTGGAGGTGCCTTGGACGTTGTTGTAGGAGATGTCGCGTTTCGGCTTCGCGGCATCGGCCTGAGGTTTTGGCGGCAGTTTGGCCTTCATGCCTTCGATGCCGCCGATGCTCTGCCATGTGGGCGCACCGGGCGTGGCGGGGAGTTCTTCGATGGTGACGTCTTTGACCTGCACGAGGCAAACACCGCCACTGTGCACCTGCGGGGCGATGTGGCCGTCGAGCGCGATGTTCGGGTCAGTCTCGGTGTAGTCCATGCAGTGGACGCCATTGATCCAGGTCTGGATGCGCGGCCCTTCGGCGCGGATGCGGTATTCGTTCCAGCCGAAGACGTCGATGGCTTTGTCCAGCGCCGCTTGCTGCTCGGGCGTGGGTGCCCAGATGACCTTGTTGCGGCGGTGCTCGTCGTAGATTTTGCCGAACCAGCCCGCGCCGCAGTCCACCTGGTAGCCGCTCATCGCGCCATGCTCGGCACGCACGCTGCGGATCTGGATGCCGCTATTCAGCATGCCGGTCTTCGGATCGCCGCTGACCTTGATTTTGAGCTTCATTTCGAAGTTTTGGTAACTCTTCTTCGTGCTGATGAAGTCGTTCTTCTTGATCTTTTCTGTCGTGGAGCCGCCAGTGATCACACCGTCCTCGACACGCCACATCGCGGGATCAAAGTCCCAGCCATCGAGCGTCTTGCCGTCAAAAAGGGACACGGGCTCGGCGTGAAGGACAAAAGGGACGAGAAGGACAGAAAGGAGAGCGAGGCGCATGGTGGGAATACGAGATGAAGCACGCAGGCTAGCAGGAGTGCATGCACGGTGTCATGCCCGAAATGCACCTGCACGTGCATCTCGCTCACCGCAGCGGTGCAGGCAGGAAATCCCAGTCGAGGACCATTTTTTCGGTGAGGGCTTTCTTCAGGTCGAATTCGATGTCTTTGAGCTGCGGGTCGCCGGAGAGGTTATTGAGCTCGCCGGGGTCGTTTTGGAGGTCGTAGAGCTCAAAAGTAGGGCGTGGGGTGGTGAAGTAGGCTCTCTCATGCTCGGGGCTGAGTTTGCCCGCGGTGTGGGCGGCGACGATTTCTCTCCAGCTCGGATCTTCTTTGCTATCGACGGGGGCGACAGCGCCGTGCGGGGTGCAGTTGTAGATGAGCTTGTAGCGATCACTGCGCACGCAGCGGGCGAGGTCGAAGACGTTCGCAGTGATGTCGGGCTTCATGCCGCCATCGCCGCCGTGCGGGCCGCGCTCGGCGAAGATGTGCTGGCGTGGCTGAAAGGGCTCGCCACGCAGTTGTTTGAGGAAGCTGATGCCGCTCATGCTTTTCGGCGCGGTGACGCCTGCGACATCGAGCATGGTGGGGGTGAAATCTTCGCCAGAGAGCAGGTTGTGGGCTTTTTGGCCGGGTTTGACGATGCCGGGCCAGCGGACGATGCAGGGTGTATTGATGCCGGGATCGGTGAGGTAGCCTTTGCCGTGTGGCATGGCCATGCCGTTGTCGCCGATGAAGATGACGAGCGTGTTTTGGGCGAAGCCGCGTGCTTCGAGCGTGTCGAGCACGGTTTTCACGTCTTCGTCGAGGTGCTCGACTTCTTGGAGGTAGTTCGCGAGGTCGGCCCGCACGCCGGGGAGATCAGGGAGGTGCGGCGGGAGGGTGATTTTTGCGGGGTCGAGTTTTCCTTTGGATGAAACGGTGTTCCAGACGTGGTGCGGATCGCTGAAGCCGAGCCAGAAGAACCAGGGCTTCTCTTTCGGAGCGAGGTCGAGGA harbors:
- a CDS encoding DUF1080 domain-containing protein produces the protein MRLALLSVLLVPFVLHAEPVSLFDGKTLDGWDFDPAMWRVEDGVITGGSTTEKIKKNDFISTKKSYQNFEMKLKIKVSGDPKTGMLNSGIQIRSVRAEHGAMSGYQVDCGAGWFGKIYDEHRRNKVIWAPTPEQQAALDKAIDVFGWNEYRIRAEGPRIQTWINGVHCMDYTETDPNIALDGHIAPQVHSGGVCLVQVKDVTIEELPATPGAPTWQSIGGIEGMKAKLPPKPQADAAKPKRDISYNNVQGTSKTAEEQQKLFHLPEGYEIELIVQESEGLGKFVSVYFDQRGRLWTQTALEYPVDSNENPAAAEAVYAGKGKDKVLVYPRESLNAKIPAGGLTNPTVFADGLAIPLGILPWGAGDTCYVQHGHDLKLYKDTNGDGKADTFDVILTGFGVQDSHLFPHQFTRAPGGWIWMAQGLFNNSKVHKPGSDVVVDWPKCSMARMRPDGSEFEVISTGPNNIWGLVITGEGETFIQEANDYGYPVMPFHEYAYYPGGMEALKKSYQPDFPPQAEFRMGGTGLSGLALIESGPLKSSPVPAEQGALVAQQQGNSAPPTYSMAVANPITSKIQTIAMHRDGAYWKLAQLPDLITCDDPFFRPVALTNGPDGCIYIVDWYNKIISHNEVPRAHPDRDKTRGRIWRVKAKQSSHLAPRDEPSAPPTPVAAKSPASSESKPSAHLAERDGYRTIPDFTKLSTEELVATLGTEPVAKAHLAWQELLDRKQLPATHFAAQEYLASSQFSQISQIGRNLSDQNISALLSFAKPSLTNGPTIASTRGNKQLPVREAYDREFERFLVRMFLERHPDVVARFLDSEAAAKLPVEARVLASLALEPKASASRVAKLLPQLDRAPNDEELLRLAQFPGENGCGDSLKALLASPKTRASVVEKLLVHSTKLDPMKIAPFINDAARSLLKATKEMEVLQSGRAVYTIKVRDQDAFKAALQLVSRFNLTDVEAELTAALKETVAKNGIKDLRLPMDDPKAPLGSEPDSIGLALATLAEMKSEASDLFVALAKSPYNQIRINAIAALASSRNPNAPGEYLKLYASIEPSVRRPTLSVLASSKAGAKTIVAALLDKTLPQADLDGPTVERLATVLGDDPAITKLQQQLGGIFREVLLLDGQDSALVDSKITLDGAFTVEAWVRLAPGIGNEDGLLGVKGGVDMNFFGGKFRVYAGSELRDVCVANKPMTPDLWTHVAVTRDEKGHFRIYQNGELDAEGTKPAPQKWENCQIGWSGPNKGTEGAMMEFRVWKVARSAAEIRNGFDRSYRPDKTFTTYLKAGEKLGKGARIAKTIDTPPLLTEEAAKALDAKFAKYTALAAKGHAEAGKALSALCMACHQIGSAGGQIGPNLSGAGAMGLEAVLRNILTPNAAMEPGYRIFRVEMKNGDLIDAFFVSEDKDATIIRQPGLPDRRINKADIRSTKYIRRSLMPEGLLDGLQDQQVADLLAYLMTLKG
- a CDS encoding sulfatase, whose amino-acid sequence is MRRLLLLLTLCPLLSALSAEKPNILFLLSDDHSTPYLGCYGNPDVRTPTLDRLAADGILYDRFFTGCPQCVPSRATLMTGRSPVAVRMVRFTSPLPADIPALPDLLRDKGGYFTGIAGRGYHLDGPATNGAGKGTAPILGAVMDRENLRTFKQRADYVDAKGGMTDFGGKLAKFLDLAPKEKPWFFWLGFSDPHHVWNTVSSKGKLDPAKITLPPHLPDLPGVRADLANYLQEVEHLDEDVKTVLDTLEARGFAQNTLVIFIGDNGMAMPHGKGYLTDPGINTPCIVRWPGIVKPGQKAHNLLSGEDFTPTMLDVAGVTAPKSMSGISFLKQLRGEPFQPRQHIFAERGPHGGDGGMKPDITANVFDLARCVRSDRYKLIYNCTPHGAVAPVDSKEDPSWREIVAAHTAGKLSPEHERAYFTTPRPTFELYDLQNDPGELNNLSGDPQLKDIEFDLKKALTEKMVLDWDFLPAPLR